The Desulfonatronovibrio hydrogenovorans DSM 9292 genome includes a window with the following:
- a CDS encoding Ni/Fe hydrogenase subunit alpha produces MSKVTELLKKAVGMCRGQIKGESKVKKIEINPMTRLEGHGKIAIFLDESGNVDDAFFQTVEFRGYEKFLQGMPIEEVPRTVSTVCGVCRAVHFLCSMKASDNVYGVTPPPTGRKLRELFYSAHTVEDHTAILYALGFPDFVVGPDASPAERNLIGLINAVGVETGRMVLQKRSLAVKIFEILGGKPNHPVAALPGGWSKRLSEEERAQIEKWSEELVELGKLTLQVFEDVVLKNPKYMELVTGDMYKVEVGYMASVDEQNRFTLYDGTQKVIDAKGDLVGTFTGKEYLDFISERVLPWSYLKFPYNKKLGSWDGIKSGPDTNIYCVGPLARMNVVDSMSTPLAQEHFEKFHNTFGLKPVHYILGYHWARAIEILAAAEKCLELSRDPEITGSDTWNKPTSCTGEGVGIIEANRGTLIHHYITDDNGIVQNANLIVSTTHNNAPINLAVKTAAKHFIKDGNVSEGLLNHVEMAFRPYDLCLACATHTVTAGQLPVEVNIYKSDGEILRQMKNF; encoded by the coding sequence ATGAGTAAAGTGACAGAACTGCTGAAAAAAGCAGTAGGGATGTGTCGAGGACAAATCAAAGGAGAAAGCAAAGTGAAAAAAATAGAAATCAATCCCATGACCCGCCTGGAGGGGCACGGCAAGATCGCCATTTTCCTTGATGAAAGCGGCAATGTTGACGACGCCTTTTTCCAGACAGTCGAATTTCGCGGGTATGAAAAATTCCTGCAGGGCATGCCCATTGAAGAGGTGCCAAGGACCGTATCCACGGTCTGCGGAGTGTGCAGGGCAGTGCATTTTCTGTGTTCCATGAAAGCATCTGATAACGTGTACGGGGTAACTCCTCCGCCCACGGGCAGGAAGCTACGGGAACTCTTCTACAGCGCCCATACCGTAGAAGACCACACGGCAATTCTGTATGCCCTTGGTTTCCCGGATTTTGTGGTCGGTCCGGATGCCTCTCCTGCTGAACGCAATCTTATCGGACTCATCAACGCTGTAGGTGTTGAGACAGGAAGGATGGTCCTTCAAAAACGCAGTCTGGCAGTCAAAATATTTGAGATTCTTGGAGGCAAACCCAATCATCCTGTTGCTGCACTGCCTGGTGGGTGGTCCAAGAGGCTGAGTGAGGAGGAAAGGGCCCAGATTGAGAAATGGTCAGAAGAGTTGGTTGAACTGGGTAAGCTGACCCTTCAGGTCTTTGAGGATGTTGTCCTTAAAAATCCCAAGTACATGGAACTGGTCACAGGGGATATGTACAAGGTCGAGGTGGGCTACATGGCTTCTGTGGATGAACAGAACAGATTCACCCTATACGACGGTACCCAGAAAGTCATAGACGCCAAAGGTGATCTTGTCGGTACTTTCACCGGTAAAGAGTACCTTGATTTTATCTCTGAAAGAGTGCTACCATGGTCTTATCTTAAATTCCCTTATAACAAGAAACTTGGCAGCTGGGACGGCATTAAGAGCGGACCAGACACCAATATCTATTGCGTGGGCCCTTTGGCCAGGATGAACGTGGTAGACTCCATGAGCACTCCCCTGGCTCAGGAACATTTTGAAAAGTTTCATAACACTTTTGGATTAAAGCCAGTTCATTACATCCTCGGTTACCATTGGGCCAGGGCCATTGAAATACTGGCTGCAGCTGAAAAGTGTCTTGAGCTTTCCAGAGATCCTGAAATTACTGGTTCAGACACCTGGAACAAGCCTACTTCCTGCACTGGTGAAGGTGTCGGGATCATCGAAGCCAACCGGGGAACCCTGATTCATCACTATATCACAGATGATAACGGTATAGTTCAAAATGCAAACCTCATCGTATCAACTACCCACAACAATGCGCCCATAAATCTGGCTGTCAAGACTGCAGCCAAGCATTTCATCAAGGATGGAAATGTTTCCGAAGGACTTCTCAATCATGTGGAAATGGCCTTCAGACCGTATGACCTGTGTCTGGCCTGTGCCACCCACACGGTCACAGCTGGACAGCTTCCAGTTGAGGTGAATATCTACAAGAGTGACGGTGAGATCCTAAGGCAAATGAAAAACTTCTAA
- a CDS encoding F420-nonreducing hydrogenase, protein MAEKIKFGFLLAGGCAGCEMALVDMSEKLLDALGHLDVVFWAPTVADVKYKDLEAMEDGYIDLAFVDGMIRNTENEHTVKVLRQKSKTLVAFGACASLGGIAALGDCHSQEELFSQAYKDTFSTDNPDGIYPQPECTWEGKYDLTLPAFTNRVSTIDQLVEVDYFVGGCPPHHDFIAQLVQAIVSGNLPAKGSWLTSGKAVCDICKRNPADHDQKRLPIGEVFRTVDGRPDEDKCLLQQGYICFGPVTQGDCGASCLNVNIPCRGCGGPIPGVRDYGARCVSTITSSLKDDETAEEFVKKFNDMAKFCYRYSYSAGILNQKLTPGK, encoded by the coding sequence ATGGCTGAAAAAATAAAATTCGGTTTTCTGCTGGCCGGCGGTTGTGCTGGCTGTGAAATGGCTTTGGTGGACATGTCAGAGAAATTACTGGACGCCCTGGGGCATTTGGATGTGGTTTTCTGGGCGCCCACAGTAGCTGACGTCAAGTACAAAGACCTGGAAGCCATGGAAGACGGGTACATTGACCTGGCTTTTGTTGATGGAATGATCAGAAACACGGAAAACGAACATACTGTTAAAGTTCTGAGGCAGAAATCCAAGACTCTGGTAGCTTTTGGCGCCTGTGCAAGCCTTGGCGGCATTGCAGCCCTGGGCGACTGTCACTCCCAGGAGGAGCTGTTCAGTCAGGCTTATAAAGACACCTTCAGCACTGACAACCCTGACGGGATTTATCCTCAGCCCGAATGCACCTGGGAAGGAAAGTATGATTTGACCCTTCCGGCTTTCACCAACCGGGTCAGTACTATAGATCAGCTGGTTGAGGTTGACTATTTTGTAGGCGGTTGTCCTCCTCACCATGACTTCATTGCCCAGCTGGTTCAGGCCATTGTCAGTGGAAACCTGCCTGCCAAGGGATCTTGGCTCACCTCGGGCAAAGCTGTTTGTGACATTTGCAAACGCAATCCAGCTGACCATGATCAGAAAAGACTGCCTATCGGAGAGGTGTTCAGGACTGTGGACGGCCGCCCGGATGAAGATAAGTGTCTTCTTCAGCAGGGATATATCTGTTTTGGTCCTGTCACTCAGGGTGATTGCGGTGCATCCTGTCTGAATGTGAATATACCATGCCGTGGCTGTGGAGGTCCTATTCCCGGTGTCAGAGATTACGGGGCAAGGTGTGTTTCAACCATTACTTCCAGCTTGAAGGATGATGAAACAGCGGAGGAATTTGTTAAAAAATTTAATGATATGGCTAAATTCTGCTATCGGTACTCATATTCGGCAGGAATACTTAACCAGAAGTTGACCCCGGGCAAATGA
- a CDS encoding TRAP transporter substrate-binding protein, which translates to MKSKFTLWIGIAFLAMTPFLWSCASDEAADPHGEPAQVFRLSMATFWPSTAFQVAEMQRLWIDEVARRTEGRVVITLHSGEVLLGAREIYNGVVSGVADIGTTCPSYTPGMFPLTEAFELPGYRNVNAAAASATINEGYKKIRDDLGIDEFEDVKVLFLWATGPGNIMSKAPVRTLEDMAGMEIRAVGGTVPSIESLGATTHAMPMSESYLALDQGLVNGILAPNETLRAFRLSEVISHVTNTPFLYNVAFIKIMNKRTWDSLPADIQAILEEMNDEFAIKYATMMDEFSQDILDQAVEERGIEVINLTDDERQRWLARVEPVVDKWIQRREGQGLPASDVVEIVRELDETYSDYYGN; encoded by the coding sequence ATGAAATCGAAATTCACGCTCTGGATTGGAATTGCGTTTCTGGCAATGACGCCTTTTCTGTGGAGCTGCGCTTCAGATGAAGCCGCGGATCCCCATGGTGAGCCAGCCCAGGTATTCAGACTTTCCATGGCCACCTTCTGGCCATCCACTGCTTTTCAGGTGGCAGAAATGCAGAGACTCTGGATAGATGAAGTAGCCAGACGTACCGAGGGCAGAGTCGTAATAACCCTTCATTCAGGTGAAGTTCTGCTTGGAGCCAGGGAGATCTATAACGGGGTTGTCAGTGGTGTTGCTGACATAGGAACAACCTGCCCATCCTACACACCGGGCATGTTTCCACTGACCGAAGCCTTTGAGCTGCCTGGATATCGCAATGTCAATGCTGCTGCTGCTTCAGCTACCATCAATGAGGGATATAAGAAGATCAGAGATGACTTGGGAATAGATGAATTTGAAGATGTAAAGGTCCTGTTTCTTTGGGCCACCGGACCAGGGAATATAATGTCCAAAGCTCCGGTCAGAACCCTGGAGGATATGGCAGGAATGGAAATACGGGCTGTGGGCGGCACAGTTCCTTCCATTGAAAGCCTTGGAGCCACCACCCATGCCATGCCTATGTCTGAGTCCTATCTTGCCCTGGACCAGGGGCTGGTCAACGGGATACTTGCCCCCAACGAGACTTTGCGTGCTTTCAGACTGTCCGAGGTAATCAGCCATGTCACCAACACTCCTTTTCTTTATAATGTTGCTTTCATCAAGATCATGAACAAAAGGACCTGGGATTCTTTGCCTGCTGACATACAGGCCATTTTAGAGGAAATGAATGATGAATTCGCCATCAAGTATGCCACCATGATGGATGAATTCTCTCAGGACATCCTGGATCAGGCTGTTGAAGAAAGAGGAATTGAGGTAATCAACCTGACTGATGATGAGAGGCAGAGATGGCTGGCCAGAGTTGAGCCAGTGGTTGACAAATGGATTCAGAGAAGGGAAGGCCAGGGGCTTCCGGCCTCAGATGTGGTTGAGATAGTCAGGGAACTGGATGAAACATATTCGGATTATTACGGAAATTAG
- a CDS encoding hydrogenase maturation protease, whose protein sequence is MNCSKTIALGIGNPLLQDDRAGLEVVQRLSSMDLSVDIQELYTVGLDVLDRLMGYDRAFVVDACKLGYQPGTVVEVTVDDIFSSHSLSNSHAITLGATLKTGYELFPDQMPGEIYILLIEVEKIEEFTNVMTEVVENGVDRAVASIAARIKGEKMSCQPFCQVGST, encoded by the coding sequence ATGAATTGCAGTAAAACCATCGCGTTAGGCATAGGCAACCCTCTTCTTCAGGATGACAGGGCTGGTCTTGAAGTTGTTCAGAGACTTTCCAGTATGGACCTCTCAGTGGATATTCAGGAGCTGTACACTGTAGGCCTGGATGTCCTGGACCGGCTCATGGGATATGACCGGGCCTTTGTAGTTGACGCCTGTAAACTGGGTTACCAGCCTGGGACCGTGGTTGAGGTAACTGTTGACGATATTTTTTCTTCCCACTCATTATCCAATTCCCATGCAATAACTCTGGGAGCTACCCTGAAAACCGGATATGAACTTTTTCCGGATCAAATGCCCGGGGAGATATACATTCTACTGATTGAAGTTGAAAAAATTGAAGAATTTACAAATGTTATGACCGAGGTTGTTGAGAATGGAGTGGACAGGGCAGTGGCCTCAATAGCAGCAAGAATAAAGGGTGAGAAAATGTCCTGCCAGCCTTTTTGCCAGGTTGGATCGACATAA
- a CDS encoding hydrogenase small subunit, whose product MKFSVGLGKEGGEKRLEQNGVSRRDFMKFCATVAAVMGMDATFAPKVAQALTAPRRPSVVYLHFAECTGCSESVLRTIQPYVDDLILDTISMDYHETIMAAAGDAAEEALEQAINAPQGFICVVEGAIPTKENGIYGKVGGHTMLQMANEIIPKAQATIAIGACANFGGVQAAAPNPTGAKGVNDFLKDKGIKAINIAGCPPNPYNFVGTVVHLLTEGMPQVDSLMRPTMFYGTSVHELCERLDHYINGEFAYSFDSEEAKKGYCLYELGCRGPWTYNNCPKIKFNQTNWPVEAGHHCIGCSEPDFWDTMSPFYDL is encoded by the coding sequence ATGAAATTCAGTGTAGGCCTTGGTAAAGAAGGCGGAGAAAAGAGACTGGAGCAAAATGGTGTCTCCAGGCGTGATTTCATGAAGTTCTGTGCCACTGTGGCTGCTGTTATGGGAATGGATGCAACCTTTGCACCCAAGGTTGCCCAGGCCTTGACAGCTCCAAGAAGGCCCTCAGTGGTTTATCTTCATTTTGCCGAATGCACAGGCTGTTCCGAGTCGGTGCTGCGGACAATTCAGCCTTATGTAGATGATCTTATCCTGGACACCATTTCCATGGATTATCACGAAACCATCATGGCTGCTGCCGGAGATGCGGCTGAAGAGGCCCTGGAGCAGGCAATAAACGCTCCCCAAGGATTTATCTGCGTTGTGGAGGGTGCTATTCCAACCAAGGAAAACGGGATTTACGGCAAGGTTGGCGGACACACCATGCTCCAAATGGCCAATGAAATCATCCCTAAAGCCCAGGCCACCATCGCCATTGGTGCCTGTGCCAACTTTGGCGGGGTACAGGCTGCAGCTCCAAATCCCACCGGAGCCAAGGGCGTCAATGACTTTTTAAAGGATAAAGGCATCAAGGCCATTAACATTGCTGGATGTCCACCCAATCCTTACAATTTTGTGGGAACCGTTGTCCATCTTCTGACAGAAGGAATGCCTCAGGTTGATTCGCTCATGCGGCCAACCATGTTTTATGGAACTTCAGTCCATGAATTGTGCGAACGACTTGATCACTACATTAATGGAGAATTCGCCTATTCCTTTGATTCTGAAGAAGCCAAAAAGGGATATTGTTTGTATGAGCTGGGCTGCCGCGGGCCCTGGACCTATAACAATTGTCCCAAGATCAAGTTTAATCAGACCAACTGGCCGGTTGAGGCCGGACATCATTGTATAGGCTGCAGCGAGCCGGACTTCTGGGATACAATGAGTCCTTTTTATGACCTGTAA
- a CDS encoding CoB--CoM heterodisulfide reductase iron-sulfur subunit B family protein produces the protein MEKLGLYLGCNIPFKAPDIEQSFRKTFPVLGIEVEDLEGATCCPAWGTAPSFDLDTWCAISSRNIILAEDKNIDLMTGCNSCFGIMSEAKHFIEDDPARKKRVNENLKAIDREFKGTSNIYHISHVLYEKVGPEKIKESLVYSLDGLKAAIQPGCHILWPSDVYHVKEKNSFFPTILKELTQALGAEVPHYSRLEFCCGMGGMRSTDVEKSLKLFTDKLMSMKEEIDPDMIVTTCSSCFLQFDMSQQILKERGMIDFTIPVFYYTQVLALAQGFDPAQVAAISQTPRDAVISEIQSEKRKINKG, from the coding sequence ATGGAAAAACTCGGTTTATATCTGGGATGCAATATCCCGTTCAAAGCTCCGGACATTGAACAGTCCTTCCGCAAGACCTTTCCCGTCCTTGGGATTGAAGTGGAAGACCTGGAAGGTGCCACCTGCTGTCCGGCCTGGGGAACCGCCCCATCATTTGATCTGGATACATGGTGCGCCATCTCATCGCGAAACATCATCCTGGCTGAAGATAAGAATATCGATCTGATGACCGGCTGCAACAGCTGCTTTGGCATCATGAGCGAGGCCAAGCACTTTATTGAAGATGATCCGGCCCGGAAAAAAAGGGTTAATGAGAACCTCAAGGCCATTGATCGTGAGTTCAAAGGCACCTCTAACATCTATCATATTTCTCATGTTCTTTATGAAAAGGTTGGTCCGGAAAAGATTAAGGAAAGCCTGGTCTATTCTCTGGATGGCCTCAAGGCTGCTATCCAGCCTGGCTGTCATATCCTGTGGCCGTCTGATGTGTATCACGTCAAGGAAAAGAACTCGTTTTTCCCGACTATTCTCAAGGAACTTACTCAAGCTCTTGGAGCTGAGGTTCCCCATTACAGCCGGCTGGAGTTCTGCTGCGGCATGGGCGGGATGCGTTCAACTGACGTAGAAAAGTCTTTGAAGCTGTTTACAGATAAGCTCATGTCCATGAAGGAAGAGATTGATCCGGACATGATCGTGACCACTTGTTCCTCCTGTTTTCTGCAATTCGACATGTCTCAGCAGATACTCAAGGAACGTGGAATGATCGATTTCACCATTCCAGTGTTCTACTATACCCAGGTTCTGGCCCTGGCCCAGGGTTTTGATCCTGCCCAGGTTGCGGCCATCAGCCAGACCCCCAGGGATGCAGTCATCTCGGAAATCCAGAGTGAAAAGAGAAAAATAAATAAGGGATAA
- a CDS encoding nickel-dependent hydrogenase large subunit, translating to MAGCKPQAAPVIPVTPKSDFSGPIIIDPVTRIEGHLKMEVEVENGRVKNAWSSSQLFRGLEIILKGRDPRDAQHITQRACGVCTYVHALASTRCVDNAVGVEIPENARIIRNLVMASQFMHDHVVHFYVLHALDWVDVTSSLKADPRKAAQIANDISPRKTTPQELKAVQERLTKFVESGQLGPFTNAYFLDEHPAYYLPPEVNLIATAHYLEALRLQVKAARMMAIYGSKNPHTQFTIVGGVTCYDGLRKERIDQFAELLKETRDFIEDVYIPDLLAVASFYKDWAGIGGTHNYMSFGEFPKNEQDLESRWIPPGVILNRNLSRVDTVDPGAIYEHVAASWYEGKEAKHPYEGVTEPKYTSYDDKERYSWSKAPRYNDQAMEVGPLASVLVAYAKGQPEIVNAVDTVLRHLGVGPEALHSTLGRTAARGVKALVIAQKTADWLRELEDNVAAGDTKIAQDWEMPDEAEGVGFADAPRGGLSHWIKIKDGKIENFQLVVPTTWNFGPRCAKGILAPVEQALIGTPVADPKRPVEILRTIHSFDPCIACGVHVIDPKTNEVYKFKAS from the coding sequence ATGGCCGGTTGTAAACCCCAGGCGGCACCGGTGATTCCGGTGACCCCCAAAAGCGATTTTTCCGGACCCATTATCATTGATCCGGTTACCAGGATAGAAGGCCACTTGAAAATGGAGGTGGAGGTTGAGAACGGACGGGTCAAGAATGCCTGGTCCAGTTCACAGCTCTTCCGGGGCCTGGAGATCATTCTGAAGGGTCGGGATCCAAGAGATGCCCAGCATATCACACAGAGGGCCTGTGGAGTCTGTACTTATGTCCATGCCCTTGCTTCCACAAGGTGTGTTGATAATGCGGTTGGAGTGGAGATTCCAGAGAATGCCAGAATAATCCGGAACCTGGTCATGGCTTCCCAGTTCATGCATGACCATGTGGTCCACTTCTACGTGCTCCATGCCCTGGACTGGGTGGATGTGACCAGTTCCCTCAAGGCAGATCCCAGGAAAGCAGCCCAGATTGCCAATGATATATCTCCTCGAAAAACAACTCCTCAGGAGTTGAAAGCAGTCCAGGAAAGGCTGACCAAGTTCGTGGAGAGCGGGCAGCTCGGACCTTTTACCAACGCTTACTTTCTGGATGAGCATCCAGCCTATTACCTGCCACCAGAAGTCAACCTGATTGCCACGGCCCACTACCTGGAAGCTCTGCGTCTCCAGGTCAAGGCAGCCAGAATGATGGCCATCTATGGCTCAAAAAATCCCCATACCCAGTTTACTATTGTAGGCGGGGTAACCTGTTATGATGGGCTGAGAAAGGAACGAATTGACCAGTTTGCAGAGTTGTTAAAAGAAACAAGGGATTTTATCGAAGACGTTTATATTCCCGACCTCCTGGCTGTGGCCTCATTTTATAAGGATTGGGCAGGGATCGGTGGAACCCATAATTACATGAGCTTCGGGGAATTCCCTAAAAATGAACAGGACCTTGAAAGCAGGTGGATTCCTCCTGGAGTGATTTTGAACAGAAATCTGTCCAGGGTGGATACTGTTGATCCGGGTGCAATTTATGAACATGTGGCAGCCAGCTGGTATGAAGGTAAAGAAGCCAAGCATCCCTATGAAGGTGTGACTGAACCTAAGTACACCAGTTATGACGACAAGGAACGCTATTCATGGTCCAAGGCTCCCAGGTACAATGATCAGGCCATGGAAGTTGGCCCTCTGGCTTCAGTGCTGGTGGCCTATGCCAAAGGTCAGCCGGAAATTGTCAATGCTGTGGACACAGTGCTCAGACACTTAGGGGTTGGGCCTGAAGCCCTGCACTCAACCCTGGGCCGGACAGCAGCCAGGGGAGTCAAGGCCTTGGTAATTGCCCAAAAAACTGCTGACTGGCTAAGAGAGCTTGAAGATAATGTGGCTGCTGGAGACACCAAAATCGCCCAGGACTGGGAGATGCCGGATGAGGCTGAAGGTGTCGGGTTCGCAGACGCACCAAGGGGTGGCCTCAGCCACTGGATTAAAATCAAAGACGGCAAGATTGAAAATTTTCAGCTGGTTGTTCCCACCACCTGGAACTTTGGTCCCAGATGTGCCAAGGGAATACTTGCCCCGGTTGAACAGGCACTTATCGGAACTCCAGTGGCTGATCCCAAAAGACCGGTGGAGATCCTGCGTACCATTCATTCTTTTGATCCATGCATTGCCTGCGGAGTGCATGTCATTGACCCGAAAACCAACGAGGTTTATAAGTTCAAGGCCAGCTAG
- a CDS encoding hydrogenase iron-sulfur subunit: protein MSFNPNIVGFACQWCTYAGADLAGNLRCKYPPTIKLIKVPCSGSVEPEYILESLARGADGVLVGGCHYGDCHYKDGNYKTSRRMTVLKKMIEDAGFDPRRFRLEWISGAEGKRFAEVVEEFTRELQELGPNPVKEDA from the coding sequence ATGTCTTTCAATCCGAATATTGTGGGGTTTGCCTGTCAGTGGTGCACCTATGCCGGGGCTGACCTGGCTGGTAACCTGCGCTGCAAATACCCTCCCACCATTAAACTCATCAAAGTACCCTGTTCTGGCAGTGTTGAACCGGAGTATATCCTTGAATCACTGGCCAGGGGCGCTGATGGTGTACTTGTTGGTGGCTGTCACTATGGTGATTGCCACTACAAGGATGGCAACTACAAGACTTCCCGCCGGATGACCGTACTTAAGAAAATGATTGAAGACGCAGGGTTCGATCCCAGGCGTTTCAGACTGGAATGGATATCCGGAGCCGAGGGCAAGCGGTTTGCCGAAGTGGTGGAGGAATTCACCAGAGAGCTGCAGGAGCTTGGTCCCAATCCTGTCAAGGAGGATGCATAA
- a CDS encoding CoB--CoM heterodisulfide reductase iron-sulfur subunit A family protein — translation MAKVGVYVCHCGTNIAGVIDVEAVRAFAEALPEVVVARKDLFMCSDSGQELVKQDIREGLVDRVVVAACTPRTHEPIFRAAVESAGLNKYLFEMANIRDQDSWVHPDNPEQATEKAMKLLASAVGKASRLKPLEDKYVDVTQAALVIGGGVAGISSALELANMGYTTYLVEKEPSIGGIMAQLDKTFPTNDCSACILTPLMVDVGNHPNIKLMTYSEVEEVEGFIGNFTVKVRHKQSYIDWKKCTGCGDCAEVCVEQTKGRIPDEFNQGLSPRGAAYIHFPQAVPKKAVVDAANCISCKGHKFGQEPKISKKTGKPMIAPCQEACPADAIDRSQQFDPNGTIEEIKVGSIVVATGYQVMDKKWFKELAPDSPNVVTALQLERIISATGPSGGKLVRPSDQQKPKTITFVSCVGSRDENFHTYCSRVCCMYMIKQARLLKEKYPDLNINMHFIDVRAAGKEYDEYYTGARKMGINILKGKVGGLEVLPEDRLRVLAYDMEGAVPIEYESDLVVLATAIELPETAKKLAQATGLQFCGSHFYRELHPKLGPVETSVRGLFLAGCCQGPKDIPDTVSQAKGAAAVAAVPLAQGKVKIDPIISEVHAEKCSGCGICIPLCPYDAITFRMVADRPRAEIDMTACKGCGVCTTACPSAAIILHGYEEDQIYAQIAALTA, via the coding sequence ATGGCTAAAGTTGGCGTATATGTGTGCCATTGCGGGACGAACATCGCCGGCGTCATCGACGTGGAGGCTGTTCGGGCGTTTGCCGAGGCCTTGCCTGAGGTGGTGGTGGCCCGCAAGGATTTGTTTATGTGTTCGGATTCGGGTCAGGAGCTGGTCAAGCAGGATATCAGGGAGGGTCTGGTGGACCGGGTTGTGGTAGCTGCCTGTACTCCCAGGACCCATGAGCCCATATTCAGGGCGGCTGTGGAGTCAGCCGGTCTGAACAAGTATCTGTTTGAGATGGCCAACATCCGGGATCAGGACAGCTGGGTCCATCCGGACAATCCGGAGCAGGCCACAGAAAAGGCCATGAAGCTTCTGGCCAGTGCAGTGGGCAAGGCATCCAGGCTCAAGCCTCTGGAGGACAAGTATGTTGATGTGACCCAGGCAGCTTTGGTCATTGGCGGAGGCGTAGCCGGGATATCATCAGCCCTGGAGCTGGCCAACATGGGCTACACCACCTATCTGGTGGAAAAGGAACCGTCCATTGGCGGGATCATGGCCCAGCTGGACAAGACCTTTCCCACCAACGACTGTTCAGCCTGTATCCTGACTCCTTTGATGGTGGATGTGGGCAATCACCCCAACATCAAACTGATGACCTACAGCGAAGTGGAAGAGGTCGAGGGTTTTATAGGTAACTTCACTGTCAAGGTCCGCCATAAGCAGAGCTATATAGACTGGAAGAAGTGTACTGGTTGCGGCGATTGTGCCGAGGTCTGTGTAGAGCAGACCAAGGGCAGGATCCCGGATGAATTCAACCAGGGTCTGTCACCCAGGGGAGCAGCCTATATTCATTTTCCCCAGGCTGTGCCCAAGAAGGCAGTAGTGGATGCTGCCAACTGTATCAGCTGTAAAGGCCATAAGTTTGGTCAGGAACCCAAGATCAGCAAGAAAACAGGCAAGCCCATGATTGCCCCCTGTCAGGAGGCCTGTCCGGCTGATGCCATTGACCGCAGCCAGCAGTTTGATCCCAATGGAACCATTGAAGAGATAAAGGTTGGATCAATTGTGGTGGCCACGGGCTATCAGGTCATGGACAAGAAGTGGTTCAAGGAGCTGGCCCCTGATTCCCCCAATGTGGTAACAGCCCTGCAGCTGGAAAGGATCATATCAGCCACTGGTCCTTCCGGAGGCAAGCTTGTCCGTCCCTCAGACCAGCAAAAACCCAAGACCATCACTTTTGTGTCCTGTGTCGGTTCCAGGGATGAGAATTTCCATACCTACTGCTCCAGGGTCTGCTGCATGTACATGATCAAACAGGCCAGGCTGCTCAAGGAGAAATATCCGGACCTGAATATCAATATGCATTTCATTGATGTCCGGGCCGCAGGTAAGGAATATGATGAGTACTATACCGGAGCCCGGAAGATGGGCATTAATATACTCAAGGGTAAAGTAGGCGGTCTGGAAGTCCTGCCGGAAGACCGGCTCAGGGTTCTGGCCTATGACATGGAAGGAGCTGTACCCATTGAATACGAATCCGACCTGGTTGTTCTGGCCACAGCCATAGAGCTGCCCGAAACCGCCAAGAAGCTGGCCCAGGCCACAGGCCTGCAGTTCTGCGGATCTCATTTTTACCGCGAACTCCATCCCAAGCTTGGACCTGTGGAAACTTCAGTCCGTGGTCTTTTCCTGGCTGGATGCTGTCAGGGTCCCAAAGATATTCCGGACACCGTGTCCCAGGCCAAGGGTGCAGCAGCAGTTGCTGCAGTTCCTCTGGCTCAGGGCAAGGTCAAGATCGATCCCATCATATCCGAAGTTCACGCTGAAAAGTGCAGTGGATGCGGCATCTGCATCCCTCTTTGTCCCTATGATGCCATCACCTTCAGGATGGTGGCTGACCGTCCCAGGGCTGAGATCGACATGACAGCCTGCAAAGGGTGCGGAGTATGCACCACGGCCTGTCCATCAGCAGCCATTATTCTGCATGGATACGAAGAAGATCAGATTTACGCCCAGATAGCCGCGTTAACTGCTTAG
- a CDS encoding 4Fe-4S dicluster domain-containing protein, whose amino-acid sequence MSDYIKLDSEKISEGVKTITELGGHGILKCVQCGACSAVCPGVKAGFPVLCRLLIKKVLDGQLEEMIEESSSWGCQACNRCTEVCPQGVRPQEVVFAFRRYQANELAFSTSAITSQMNLHSYGHAVFSDARELRKKVGLAPEAPTSAYNEKAQKEIQTLLENSPMGELGLY is encoded by the coding sequence ATGTCCGATTATATCAAATTAGACAGTGAAAAGATATCCGAGGGGGTCAAGACCATCACGGAGCTTGGGGGGCACGGCATACTCAAGTGTGTCCAGTGCGGGGCCTGCTCAGCGGTCTGCCCTGGAGTCAAGGCCGGGTTCCCGGTCCTGTGCCGGCTGCTCATCAAGAAGGTTCTGGATGGTCAGCTGGAAGAAATGATCGAGGAGAGTTCATCCTGGGGCTGTCAGGCCTGCAACAGGTGTACAGAAGTCTGTCCCCAGGGGGTCAGACCCCAGGAAGTAGTGTTTGCCTTCAGGCGTTATCAGGCCAATGAACTGGCCTTTTCCACCTCGGCCATCACCAGCCAGATGAATCTTCATTCTTATGGCCATGCGGTTTTCAGCGATGCCAGGGAACTGAGGAAGAAAGTCGGTCTTGCACCTGAAGCCCCTACTTCAGCCTATAATGAAAAGGCGCAGAAGGAAATTCAGACACTACTGGAAAACAGCCCCATGGGCGAACTGGGATTATATTAA